TCCCAACTCCAGACAGAGGCTCGCAAACGCGAATCGCCAATGGTGATCTCATCCAGTGATAATGCACCAATGCCGCAACGCGCCGCTTTCGCTGCCAGCGCAGCGTCAATACGCGGACCCGGATCGCCAAAGGCAGCACTCAAGTTGGTCGCATCCTCCCAGATGCGGTGAGCTCCGTCTTGTTTCCCGGTGTCAGCAAGACAATCAGCCTCACTGCGATCAAGGATTGCCTGGCCACCACCCGATACCCAGTTGTGAATACTGCTCCACGAGTAACCGGTCCACGGCCCGCGGTTGGCACAACTACTGCCCATGATAATGACTTGCTTGCCAGCGCTTAACACATCTTCCTCCGATGTCGTTTGCACCATATTAGTGAAACTATCGCACTGGCCTGCTGGCTGCTTGTAAATCAGATCATCGATTGATGCGACGGCCTTAACCAACTCATCATTATTCCCCTCGGCATCATCCTGAAAGTAGAGCACCAGCACTTCTTTCGGATGTTTACGCAACCAGCGGTTGACCTCCTCTACCCCTTCGTGCAAATAACGCTCTAAGCCGCTGCAACCGATATCATTACTGCCCGCGTGGCACATTAACAAAGCATGACCACCCGGCAGGTCTTTGGTCTGCCAAACCCAGTGGTAATCCATCTCGATGGTGCGTACCCCCAGATCGAGCATTTCGGTAATCGATAACGAGTGATTCGGATCGATATGTACAATCGAACTGTAAGCACTGCTGTTGTAGGCGTTGTGCCCCATTACCTGAAACCCCTGAGATAACGGTGTGGCATTATCCAGCAGGTTCTGATGCATTAATGCCCGGTATTCCCAGCTTTGCTGATGATTACCTATCGATGTATTGTCGATTTCAGCCGTCGCCGGGGCACCGCTCATGGCATGCCCCTGAGCGGATAGAATTAACCCGGAAAGCAGAGAAAGTAGCTTTTTATTCATTAAAATCTTCCTGTGATTACAATTTTTATTGTTATTCGATGTTTACGTGGCTCACACGAATGGGCATTAACGTCCCCACGACCACTGTTGATTGGCACCGCCATGGACCGTCCACTGACCAACCTGACTGTTGTTATCAACGCCAAAGGCATCCAGAGCAACAGCCTGATTGGCGCGCGGGCGCAATGAGCCATTAACGAATTGCCATTGCTGATTTACACTGCCGGGCAAGCACTGCCACAGATGCACACTGCCCCCAGCATAGCGCTCACCTTTATTGTCCAGACAATAATCCGGGTTAGCCTTATTACGGAGTAAGCCGCTACTGGCATCGTACTGCCATTTTTGCCAGACAACGTCGGCACAGTCATAAATCACAGCTACCGAACCGTTCGAGGGCACAGCGCCAGGAAAATCAAGGCACTTCCCACTGCGGGCGTCTTTTAATTCTCGAAACAACCCACTTGTTGGATTCATCGCCGGAGTTGCAAACGTCATTTCTGCTGCAATCGCAAAGTGATCAGACAGGTCATATTTGGTAAATACACTTGCATCAATGCTGCGTGGCACAAGTACGTCAGTGCTGGCTTGCTGTGGCTGCAAATGGGCATTAGAGATCAGTACATAATCGAGAAATTCAGGTCGTCCATCCGTCCAGGCATTGACATTACCGTCCGCGGTGTAAGCGTAACTACCCGGTAATTGTGGTACCTCTGAGGCGTTGAGCGTATTCAACATTTCAAGATGTTCTGCCGGGAAATTGGTTTTATCCACATTTAAATCACCGGCAATTATCACAGCTTCACTGGCGGGAATATTTTGCTGATCGATGAAAGATTTCATTTCTGAGAATTGTTGCGCCCGGGTTGCCTGATTCTCGGCGGCCGTCCACGCCTGAGTATGAGAGCCAAATACATGATATTTTTGCTCTCCCTTGATAATGCGTGCATACATCACACCTTTAGCCGCCAGGCAGTCATCTGCATCGCAGTCGGAGAACGTTATTTGATCCTCATACTCGATGGGCCAGCGGCTGACAATCAATACCCCGCCGTCTTCAATTGCACCACTGCGATCAACAACACGCGTCTGGTAAGGGTATTCGCTACGAATGCGATTCAGAAATGTCTCTCGGCGATTATTTTCAAACAACTCCGAGAAAACAATGACGTCATAACCATCCAGCTGTTTACTGATTTCAGTCAAACGCTCACTGGTATCTTTTGCCACAAGGCCAGGCAACAGAGCCCAAACGTTGTAAGCCAGCACATTAAGCTGATTCGATAATCCCAACTGTGGTGCCTGACGATCCGGGTGGATCACATAATAAATATCGTCACCGTTAACCCGCGCACGTTCTGCTTTAAAAGCAATCGTTGATGGCTGACCACTAAAGTCCTGGCGCACAGAATACAATCCACGATCGTCATACCATGATGATTGACGGGTGCCATGCCAGATATTGCTGAAATTCCAAGTACCTT
The Saccharospirillaceae bacterium genome window above contains:
- a CDS encoding ricin-type beta-trefoil lectin domain protein, with product MQLLNLKSILICLWLIACNPALAESYIYLTNNTNQTLTLDIEQSGSPLVKGEHWWQLATTVAPYATVRFLETNRDRGIKWGKTYYYNTTVTAEDGSTALLQQRLKGTWNFSNIWHGTRQSSWYDDRGLYSVRQDFSGQPSTIAFKAERARVNGDDIYYVIHPDRQAPQLGLSNQLNVLAYNVWALLPGLVAKDTSERLTEISKQLDGYDVIVFSELFENNRRETFLNRIRSEYPYQTRVVDRSGAIEDGGVLIVSRWPIEYEDQITFSDCDADDCLAAKGVMYARIIKGEQKYHVFGSHTQAWTAAENQATRAQQFSEMKSFIDQQNIPASEAVIIAGDLNVDKTNFPAEHLEMLNTLNASEVPQLPGSYAYTADGNVNAWTDGRPEFLDYVLISNAHLQPQQASTDVLVPRSIDASVFTKYDLSDHFAIAAEMTFATPAMNPTSGLFRELKDARSGKCLDFPGAVPSNGSVAVIYDCADVVWQKWQYDASSGLLRNKANPDYCLDNKGERYAGGSVHLWQCLPGSVNQQWQFVNGSLRPRANQAVALDAFGVDNNSQVGQWTVHGGANQQWSWGR